One segment of Erigeron canadensis isolate Cc75 chromosome 2, C_canadensis_v1, whole genome shotgun sequence DNA contains the following:
- the LOC122587613 gene encoding uncharacterized protein LOC122587613 → MDEKIIVYEHGFSRILDKHLDDASLSWTKRLTICIDVALAVEKLDSDGIGLRDIKSGSILIDKDWKAKVFNLEWSLKDPTCRQPSGKDHDSKEFLVILLEILCGRLDLGVSNSDELSFKSLVERHLAEEINLDELVFEGIKEKIDPESLDLFIQIVVGHCLYSPETLSAMVHLLEDARAKQEYVEKIPHILVEEIKLATHNFSEEKCIGVGKYWKLYEGEFPHSANYANTGHTSMTTLVKRWDGKSNQGRRQFFKELKIHFENKNENIIAIEGYCSEKDEQIIVFEHGYNKSLDKHLDDSSLSWTKRLNICINVATALDFLHNLDTSRQKSMIHGDIKSGSILVDGDWNAKVYNFKVSSSDGEDNNSLGYVDPDQHQGSSMYKDIYSFSVVLLEMLCGRLAWPEGCENHSQSLGPLAQRHYKEKRNFDELVFEGIKEQISPESLITYQRIAMNCMTAIEYRQPKTDLKDRLKDQWESQEIAMADVEYTGADLKIAYRLKDALLDQEYVEKSPLILVEEIKSATHNFSAEKCIGEGKYWKLYEGEFPHSANYANTGYTTRTALVKRWDGKSVKGRQQFFKELKMHFWHKDENIVAVEGYCSEKDDKIIVYEHAYNRSLDKHLDGTSLSWTTRLNICIDVATALDLLHNGRKTWGLVRIHGDIKSGSFLIDANWHAKVHNFEVFNEEHKSPLDYNGHPLWGFDPLNQRQRMRKDVYSVGVVLLEMLCGRLDVISSDQDHDSRSSLVTLAQRHFKEKGNLHELVVEGINENEPICLDSMIVFQQIALICVADTEEMHPVAEEILEQLKNALELQRCMLGNNGERNQNISARMFSYKNGPSHIWQTISESRFLSHLGFKK, encoded by the exons ATGGATGAAAAAATCATTGTTTATGAACATGGTTTTAGCAGAATTCTTGATAAGCATTTGGACGACGCTAGTTTAAGTTGGACAAAACGTCTCACGATATGCATTGATGTTGCATTGGCTGTAGAAAAATTAGATAGCGATGGTATTGGGCTTAGAGACATCAAAAGTGGTAGTATACTAATAGATAAAGATTGGAAGGCtaaagtttttaatttggaATGGAGCCTCAAGGACCCAACTTGTAGACAACCATCAGGGAAAGATCATGACAGTAAAGAATTTCTTGTCATTTTATTGGAGATACTATGTGGGAGATTGGATTTGGGAGTGAGTAATTCTGATGAGTTGTCTTTCAAATCTTTGGTTGAAAGACACTTGGCTGAAGAAATAAATCTTGATGAGTTGGTGTTTGAGGGGATAAAGGAAAAGATTGATCCAGAATCATTGGATCTATTTATCCAGATTGTTGTTGGTCATTGCTTATATTCGCCCGAAACCTTAAGCGCAATGGTACATCTACTTGAGGATGCACGCGCAAAACAA GAATACGTTGAGAAAATCCCACATATTTTAGTGGAAGAAATAAAGTTGGCGACACATAACTTCAGTGAGGAGAAGTGCATTGGCGTGGGAAAATACTGGAAGCTATATGAAGGAGAATTTCCACATTCCGCTAATTACGCTAATACTGGACATACGTCGATGACCACGCTTGTGAAACGATGGGATGGCAAGTCAAATCAAGGCCGTCGACAATTTTTTAAAGAGCTTAAAATTCATTTCGAGAATAAGAATGAGAATATCATTGCTATTGAAGGGTATTGTAGTGAAAAGGATGAACAAATCATTGTTTTTGAGCATGGGTATAACAAAAGTCTCGATAAGCATTTGGACGATTCTAGTCTAAGTTGGACGAAACGCCTCAATATATGCATCAATGTAGCAACCGCATTGGATTTCTtacataaccttgatacaaGTCGCCAAAAATCAATGATACATGGAGACATCAAAAGTGGTAGCATCCTAGTAGATGGTGATTGGAACGCTAAAGTTTATAACTTTAAGGTTTCTTCTTCGGATGGAGAAGACAATAATTCATTAGGCTATGTTGATCCTGATCAGCACCAAGGATCCAGTATGTACAAAGATATATATTCATTTAGTGTGGTTTTATTAGAAATGTTGTGTGGGAGATTGGCGTGGCCTGAGGGATGTGAAAATCACTCTCAGTCTTTAGGTCCTTTGGCTCAAAGACACTACAAGGAAAAGAGGAACTTTGATGAGTTGGTGTTTGAGGGTATAAAGGAACAAATTTCTCCAGAATCATTGATTACTTATCAGAGGATTGCCATGAATTGCATGACAGCTATCGAGTATAGGCAGCCAAAAACAGATTTGAAAGATCGACTTAAGGATCAATGGGAATCACAA GAAATCGCCATGGCAGATGTAGAGTATACGGGGGCCGACCTAAAGATAGCATATCGACTTAAGGATGCATTGCTAGATCAA GAATACGTTGAGAAAAGCCCACTTATTTTAGTAGAAGAAATAAAGTCGGCAACCCATAATTTCAGTGCGGAGAAGTGCATTGGCGAGGGAAAATACTGGAAACTATATGAAGGAGAATTTCCACATTCTGCTAATTACGCTAATACTGGATATACGACGAGGACCGCGCTTGTGAAACGATGGGATGGCAAGTCAGTTAAAGGCCGTCAACAATTTTTCAAAGAActtaaaatgcatttttggcATAAGGATGAGAATATCGTTGCTGTTGAAGGATATTGTAGCGAAAAGGATGACAAAATCATTGTTTATGAGCATGCGTATAACAGAAGTCTGGATAAGCATTTGGACGGTACTAGTCTAAGTTGGACGACACGACTCAATATATGCATCGATGTAGCAACCGCATTGGACTTGTTACACAATGGTAGAAAGACATGGGGGTTAGTGAGGATACACGGAGACATCAAAAGTGGTAGCTTTCTAATAGATGCAAACTGGCACGCTAAAGTTCATAACTTTGAGGTTTTTAACGAAGAGCACAAATCGCCACTTGATTATAACGGTCACCCCTTATGGGGCTTTGACCCGTTGAACCAAAGACAACGTATGCGTAAAGATGTATATTCGGTTGGTGTGGTTTTATTAGAGATGTTGTGTGGGAGATTGGATGTGATCAGTAGTGATCAAGATCACGACTCTAGGTCGTCTTTAGTTACATTGGCTCAGAGACACTTCAAGGAAAAAGGGAACCTTCATGAGTTGGTGGTTGAGGGTATAAATGAAAATGAACCTATTTGTTTAGATTCAATGATTGTGTTTCAGCAGATTGCTCTGATATGCGTAGCAGATACAGAGGAAATGCATCCCGTTGCAGAAGAGATACTAGAACAACTTAAGAATGCACTGGAATTACAA CGGTGTATGCTCGGTAACAACGGAGAAAGAAATCAAAATATATCAGCAAGGATGTTTTCATACAAAAACGGCCCATCACACATATGGCAAACGATTTCAGAATCAAGGTTCCTCTCTCATTTAG GTTTTAAAAAGTAG